A genomic segment from Frateuria edaphi encodes:
- a CDS encoding DNA methylase: protein MSSYISAADLGIRVTADDEQSLFKWLLASFLFGKRIGQKVAAATWRVLVEVHGLDTPRKLCGCTHAQLVRMLGEGGYARYDESTAARLSLLCRMLLEQYQGRVLGIFEAAGSREDFERRLGEFKGVGPVTVGIFMREAGPALFRS from the coding sequence ATGAGCTCGTACATCTCCGCCGCTGACCTGGGTATCCGCGTAACGGCGGATGACGAGCAAAGCCTCTTCAAGTGGCTGTTGGCAAGCTTTCTGTTCGGCAAGCGGATCGGCCAGAAGGTGGCCGCCGCCACCTGGCGGGTGCTGGTGGAGGTCCATGGCCTGGATACGCCACGAAAGCTGTGCGGTTGCACGCACGCTCAACTGGTCCGGATGCTCGGCGAAGGCGGCTACGCGCGCTACGACGAATCCACCGCCGCACGCCTGTCGTTGCTGTGCCGGATGCTGCTGGAGCAATACCAGGGCCGCGTGCTCGGCATCTTCGAAGCCGCCGGAAGCCGCGAAGACTTCGAGCGTCGATTGGGGGAGTTCAAGGGAGTCGGCCCGGTGACCGTCGGCATCTTCATGCGCGAAGCCGGCCCGGCGCTGTTCCGGTCCTGA
- a CDS encoding S41 family peptidase — protein sequence MVIDAATRQQVVDTLVADLERYYVFPDKAKQYAAMLNAKQQQGAYDAVSSAEGFARRLTGDLQAVSHDRHLEVQYSAEPLPPESANTEPSAQENAELLGIGRRLNFGIETVGRLPFNIGYVDLHAFMPPDQVSSRYAAMMTLLGDTRALIIDLRKNDGGDPDAVGLLASYLFDRRTHLNDIYTRTDNRNHEMWTRTRLDGPRYGAAREVYVLTSGKTFSAGEDFSYALKNLKRATLVGETTGGGAHPGMPHMLDRHFAVFIPFGRSISPVTHTDWEGTGVVPDLAVPSDDALAVAQRRLLAGFLATEKDPEVRDALNRRLKELH from the coding sequence ATGGTCATCGACGCCGCCACGCGCCAGCAGGTGGTCGACACGCTCGTCGCCGACCTGGAGCGCTATTACGTGTTTCCCGACAAGGCGAAGCAATACGCCGCGATGCTGAACGCCAAACAGCAACAAGGCGCCTACGATGCAGTGTCGAGCGCGGAAGGCTTCGCCCGGCGGCTGACCGGGGATCTGCAGGCCGTCAGCCATGACCGCCATCTGGAGGTCCAGTACAGCGCGGAACCGCTTCCGCCGGAAAGCGCGAACACCGAACCTTCGGCGCAGGAAAACGCCGAGCTCCTGGGCATCGGCCGCAGGCTCAACTTCGGCATCGAGACGGTGGGCCGGCTGCCTTTCAACATCGGCTACGTCGACCTGCATGCCTTCATGCCGCCCGATCAGGTGAGCAGCCGGTATGCCGCCATGATGACCCTGCTTGGCGATACCCGCGCCCTGATCATCGACCTGCGCAAGAACGACGGCGGCGATCCCGACGCCGTGGGACTGCTTGCCAGTTACCTGTTCGACAGGCGTACCCATCTCAACGACATCTACACGCGCACCGACAACCGCAACCATGAGATGTGGACCCGCACCCGGCTGGATGGGCCCCGCTATGGCGCTGCGCGCGAGGTCTACGTGCTGACCAGCGGCAAGACGTTTTCAGCCGGCGAGGACTTCAGCTACGCGTTGAAGAATCTCAAGCGCGCAACGCTGGTTGGCGAGACCACCGGAGGCGGGGCGCATCCGGGCATGCCGCACATGCTCGACCGGCATTTCGCGGTATTCATCCCGTTCGGTCGCTCCATCAGTCCGGTCACCCATACCGACTGGGAAGGCACCGGTGTCGTTCCGGACCTGGCTGTACCTTCGGACGACGCGCTCGCCGTCGCGCAGCGTCGCCTGCTGGCCGGCTTCCTGGCGACCGAGAAGGATCCTGAAGTGCGCGATGCGCTGAACAGGCGCCTGAAAGAGCTCCATTGA
- a CDS encoding M56 family metallopeptidase gives MHILPDALKAALALTLLHSVWQVAALALLAGLVLAIQSTASAKARHATGMAFLLAMVLLPMLTLVNLLATHAKVADAMTVVQGPLARVPVVVASIAYAPANLAPLWLPWVWTFGVATMLLRLCGGWWMVRRLDRKACDRLPAHWHARAEALRQSLDIRRQVAIRLLRDTGLPCSAYAWRPVIWLPLSMLTRLSPDQIEALIAHELAHIRRLDWIWNSLQCLAEALLFYHPGMWWLSRRIRQERENACDDLAVAACGDAIVLAEALNNLERLRVAAPMFALSAKGGVLMQRIKRLLFPDSPPHRLRLGVPLALLAVACSGALYAAQANHSTTAGDVAAQEVPHWWNTVGHSVHIVATVDGHLREYRQWSDMDGRPHESYTVDDRPSRIDAKVREWLAVAMKPPAPPVPPAPPPPPVAPPPPAPPAPPLPPRIETTQAYTTAIAMVQRDARVSAILGTPIGAVTGPCALNGDAFDCSIMLSGPQGIARLQANGERRAGQWRYSRLEVLPERGDAVDVARRD, from the coding sequence ATGCACATCCTTCCAGACGCGCTCAAGGCGGCGCTCGCGCTGACCCTGCTGCATTCGGTGTGGCAGGTCGCGGCGCTCGCGCTGCTCGCAGGTTTGGTCCTGGCGATCCAGTCCACGGCGAGCGCGAAGGCGCGGCATGCGACGGGCATGGCGTTCCTGCTGGCAATGGTCCTGCTGCCGATGCTGACGCTGGTGAACCTGCTCGCCACCCACGCCAAAGTCGCCGACGCCATGACGGTCGTCCAGGGGCCACTGGCGCGCGTTCCGGTCGTGGTCGCGTCGATCGCCTATGCGCCCGCCAACCTGGCACCGCTGTGGTTGCCGTGGGTCTGGACGTTTGGCGTGGCGACGATGCTGCTGCGCCTGTGTGGCGGCTGGTGGATGGTCCGCAGGCTGGATCGGAAAGCCTGCGATCGGTTGCCCGCGCACTGGCACGCGCGTGCCGAGGCGTTGCGCCAGTCGCTGGACATTCGGCGCCAGGTCGCCATCCGGCTGCTGCGCGACACGGGATTGCCGTGTTCGGCTTATGCGTGGCGGCCAGTGATCTGGTTGCCGCTTTCGATGCTGACGCGGCTGTCGCCCGATCAGATCGAGGCGCTGATCGCGCACGAACTGGCGCATATCCGCCGCCTGGACTGGATCTGGAACAGCCTGCAGTGCCTGGCCGAAGCGTTGCTGTTCTACCACCCGGGCATGTGGTGGCTGAGCCGCCGCATCCGGCAGGAGCGCGAGAACGCCTGTGACGATCTTGCGGTGGCGGCCTGTGGCGACGCCATCGTGCTTGCCGAAGCGCTCAACAACCTCGAGCGCTTGCGTGTCGCCGCCCCGATGTTCGCCTTGTCAGCCAAAGGAGGAGTGCTTATGCAACGCATCAAGCGTCTGTTGTTCCCCGATTCACCGCCGCACCGGCTGCGCCTGGGTGTTCCCCTGGCCCTGCTCGCCGTCGCATGTTCCGGCGCGTTGTATGCCGCACAGGCGAACCATTCGACCACCGCGGGCGACGTTGCCGCGCAGGAGGTTCCGCACTGGTGGAACACCGTCGGCCATTCGGTCCACATCGTCGCAACGGTCGACGGGCATCTGCGCGAGTACCGCCAGTGGAGCGATATGGACGGTCGCCCGCACGAGTCCTATACCGTCGACGATCGTCCCTCGCGCATCGACGCCAAGGTGCGCGAGTGGCTGGCGGTCGCGATGAAGCCGCCGGCACCCCCGGTGCCGCCAGCACCTCCGCCGCCTCCCGTGGCACCGCCTCCGCCCGCGCCCCCGGCGCCGCCGCTTCCGCCCCGGATCGAGACCACGCAGGCCTACACGACCGCCATTGCCATGGTGCAACGGGATGCACGCGTGAGTGCCATCTTGGGAACGCCGATCGGCGCGGTCACCGGTCCGTGTGCGCTCAACGGCGATGCGTTCGACTGCTCGATCATGCTCAGTGGCCCGCAGGGCATCGCGAGGTTGCAGGCGAACGGCGAGCGCCGTGCCGGGCAATGGCGGTACTCGCGACTCGAAGTGCTCCCGGAGCGCGGTGATGCGGTCGATGTGGCGCGACGCGACTGA
- a CDS encoding BlaI/MecI/CopY family transcriptional regulator → MTNVRPTEGELAILQVLWDRREPCTVREVHEALSRHKDTAYTTVLKMMTIMAEKGLVRRDESERSHRYVAAHPQANVQSALVKDLVQRAFSGSALQLVQRALDVEGASREELDDIAQLIARARKQRDR, encoded by the coding sequence ATGACGAACGTACGCCCCACCGAAGGTGAGCTGGCCATCCTGCAGGTCCTGTGGGACCGCCGTGAGCCGTGCACCGTTCGAGAGGTCCACGAGGCACTCTCGCGCCACAAGGACACCGCCTATACGACGGTCCTGAAGATGATGACGATCATGGCCGAGAAGGGCCTGGTCCGCCGCGACGAATCCGAGCGTAGCCACCGCTACGTCGCTGCCCATCCGCAGGCCAATGTGCAGTCGGCGCTGGTGAAGGACCTGGTACAGCGGGCGTTTTCAGGTTCGGCACTGCAACTCGTGCAGCGTGCGCTGGACGTGGAGGGCGCCAGCCGCGAGGAACTCGACGACATCGCGCAGCTGATCGCTCGCGCCCGCAAGCAACGCGACCGCTGA
- a CDS encoding DUF6624 domain-containing protein, which yields MHLRYGLLIAAVGLALAGTAFADTPDGIPALANFQAVSGELNEVQSKNFFDTLAESRILQRSELSPRTIDAIGDIIARTNGDERKSEYLDGFYGLWSRVGIDVDPLGFANLEDRIARKQGEPQQFGTLARGKGDYPVADAQRIYAAARDMIGLDPRTAVAPIRGKATLAMAKPSHPTLPALRAELMRLGSMDQEARREPAGGFKGGDEKAFIKRMSDTDAYTLPRVRAIFDQYGIPSPMQVGRSGTHAAFLLIQHAINDPALMRGAVAQTKQLTNRGQLPGIDYALLSDRVDCVLDHRPQQFGTQGSRDPKSYWYCPIADPEHVNRRRAALHMSPLTKERIYGKAG from the coding sequence ATGCATCTGCGTTATGGCTTGTTGATCGCAGCCGTTGGGTTGGCGCTCGCTGGTACCGCTTTTGCCGATACGCCTGATGGAATACCCGCGCTGGCCAACTTTCAGGCGGTGTCCGGCGAGTTGAACGAAGTCCAGAGCAAAAACTTCTTCGACACTTTGGCTGAGTCGCGCATCCTTCAAAGGAGCGAGCTGAGCCCGCGAACCATCGACGCCATCGGTGACATCATCGCGCGTACGAATGGTGACGAACGGAAGTCGGAGTATTTGGACGGGTTCTACGGGCTTTGGTCGCGCGTCGGTATCGACGTGGATCCGCTGGGCTTCGCCAACCTCGAAGACCGGATCGCCCGCAAGCAAGGCGAGCCTCAGCAGTTCGGTACGCTGGCGCGCGGTAAGGGCGACTACCCCGTCGCCGACGCTCAGCGCATCTATGCCGCTGCGCGCGACATGATCGGCCTGGACCCACGTACGGCCGTAGCGCCTATCCGTGGCAAAGCCACGCTGGCCATGGCAAAGCCTTCGCATCCGACGCTTCCGGCTTTGCGCGCGGAACTCATGCGCCTGGGAAGCATGGACCAGGAGGCGCGGCGCGAGCCGGCAGGCGGCTTCAAGGGCGGCGACGAGAAGGCGTTCATAAAGCGCATGTCGGATACCGACGCGTATACGTTGCCTAGAGTCAGGGCGATCTTCGACCAGTATGGAATTCCCTCGCCGATGCAGGTGGGCCGGTCAGGCACGCATGCCGCGTTTCTTCTCATACAGCATGCGATCAACGATCCGGCACTCATGCGCGGCGCAGTCGCTCAAACCAAACAGCTAACGAATAGAGGCCAGCTGCCCGGCATCGACTACGCATTGCTGTCCGATAGGGTTGATTGCGTCCTGGACCATCGTCCTCAGCAGTTCGGCACGCAAGGCAGCAGAGATCCCAAGAGTTATTGGTATTGCCCTATCGCGGATCCGGAGCACGTGAACCGGCGACGCGCTGCCCTGCACATGTCGCCCCTGACAAAGGAGCGGATCTATGGAAAGGCCGGTTGA
- a CDS encoding alpha-galactosidase: MTLRPAWACLVLGFLAAWPLATWAQSPIRIGNLDNRIAVQAGDSAPELLQLARPGGVAWQGAAAAALIGHADVAGREVPLHWRFDPDASRHGTDAASLVYEDRAVGLRLRWEWRARASHGPLEHAIRIENRSGHPVWLPLQPSLQVAWKIAAGQPLQQVWIDKGAGEPPPVGTHQVPIADGRDWRGTSSTFAHPRPGETREIIPWFLIRSEDAGVGGWYVGVEFSGRVAMTLKRKGARLESTVGLDPEPGPFRTRLAPGETFTTPTVFVGASDGDIDDTGNALRRWVREVLGDPSTLADAAYPLVTNNSWGSAMAIDEAQARRMIDDAKRLGFEMFHLDAGWFRAVGDWHADRKKFPRGVAALSDYAHRRGLKFGLWADWAQAGTSKGKGALDVADPEVRDWLTTDPPPGWKPTEFKGMTIDLGVPAAQAWAVGETDRLVREYHLDMLEHDGYVVAQGCDRDDHPHAPADPTRIRRYRDDDFLWVDGSNATDVSLHATRAYYAIQHALKRRHPGLLLEVCNDGGRMVDFGSAAHGDYFSIVDSYDPLSNRQAFYDASHVLPPAMLETYVKAWPTPRIENFRYMLRSGMMGWFTVMIDTNGWTPAQHAAAGSEIAFYQSTLRPLIRAADLYHVGPRPDGKGWDGTEYFDGVRDQGVVFAFHGSDPAPGVFRFRLRGLRAGHRYRVHFRDHTSPDRVVDGRELMDAGLAVRLPTPQSSELVVIDGVR, from the coding sequence ATGACCCTTCGTCCTGCATGGGCCTGCCTCGTGCTTGGCTTCCTGGCGGCGTGGCCGCTGGCGACCTGGGCACAGTCGCCGATCCGGATCGGCAACCTCGACAACCGGATTGCCGTGCAGGCCGGGGATTCGGCGCCGGAGCTGCTGCAACTGGCGCGCCCTGGTGGCGTCGCCTGGCAGGGCGCCGCGGCCGCGGCCCTGATCGGGCACGCCGATGTCGCGGGCAGGGAGGTACCGCTGCACTGGCGCTTCGATCCCGACGCCAGCCGTCACGGGACGGACGCCGCAAGCCTGGTCTACGAAGATCGCGCCGTCGGACTGCGGTTGCGTTGGGAATGGCGCGCGCGGGCTTCGCACGGTCCGCTCGAACATGCGATCCGCATCGAGAACCGCAGCGGGCACCCTGTCTGGCTTCCACTGCAGCCCAGCCTGCAGGTCGCGTGGAAAATCGCGGCAGGCCAGCCGCTGCAGCAGGTGTGGATCGACAAGGGCGCCGGCGAGCCGCCGCCGGTGGGGACGCACCAGGTGCCGATCGCCGATGGCCGCGATTGGCGCGGCACCTCCAGCACGTTCGCGCACCCGCGCCCGGGCGAGACGCGCGAGATCATTCCCTGGTTCCTCATCCGCAGCGAGGACGCAGGCGTCGGCGGCTGGTACGTCGGCGTGGAATTCAGTGGTCGTGTCGCAATGACCCTGAAGCGGAAGGGCGCGAGGCTGGAAAGCACGGTCGGGCTCGATCCCGAGCCCGGTCCATTCCGCACCCGCCTCGCACCCGGCGAAACCTTCACCACCCCGACGGTCTTCGTCGGCGCCAGCGACGGCGATATCGACGACACCGGCAACGCGCTGCGGCGCTGGGTGCGCGAGGTGCTGGGTGATCCGTCGACGCTGGCCGACGCGGCCTATCCGTTGGTGACGAACAACAGCTGGGGCAGTGCGATGGCAATCGACGAGGCACAGGCGCGGCGCATGATCGATGATGCGAAGCGGCTGGGCTTCGAGATGTTCCACCTGGACGCAGGCTGGTTCCGCGCCGTCGGCGACTGGCACGCGGATCGGAAGAAGTTCCCCCGCGGCGTGGCGGCGTTGTCGGATTACGCGCACCGCCGTGGCCTGAAGTTCGGGCTCTGGGCGGACTGGGCCCAGGCGGGCACCAGCAAAGGAAAAGGTGCACTGGACGTTGCCGATCCGGAGGTGCGCGACTGGCTGACCACCGACCCGCCGCCCGGCTGGAAGCCCACCGAGTTCAAGGGCATGACGATCGACCTGGGCGTGCCGGCGGCGCAGGCCTGGGCGGTTGGCGAGACCGATCGCCTCGTGCGCGAGTACCACCTCGACATGCTCGAACACGATGGCTACGTCGTCGCACAGGGTTGCGACCGCGACGATCATCCCCACGCACCGGCCGACCCGACCCGCATCCGGCGTTACCGCGACGACGACTTTCTGTGGGTCGACGGGAGCAATGCGACCGACGTCAGCCTGCACGCCACGCGCGCGTACTACGCCATCCAGCACGCGCTCAAACGCCGGCATCCCGGCCTGCTGCTCGAGGTCTGCAACGACGGCGGGCGCATGGTCGATTTCGGCAGCGCCGCCCACGGCGACTACTTCTCCATCGTCGATTCCTACGACCCGCTGTCCAACCGGCAGGCGTTCTACGACGCCAGCCACGTGCTGCCGCCGGCCATGCTCGAAACCTACGTCAAGGCGTGGCCCACGCCCCGGATCGAGAATTTTCGCTACATGCTTCGCAGCGGCATGATGGGCTGGTTCACCGTCATGATCGACACGAACGGCTGGACGCCCGCGCAACACGCGGCGGCGGGCAGCGAGATCGCCTTCTACCAGTCGACCCTGCGACCGCTCATCCGGGCCGCCGATCTCTACCACGTGGGTCCGCGCCCGGACGGCAAGGGCTGGGATGGCACCGAGTATTTCGATGGCGTACGCGACCAGGGCGTGGTTTTCGCGTTCCACGGCAGCGATCCGGCGCCCGGCGTGTTCCGTTTCAGGCTACGCGGACTCCGCGCCGGTCATCGGTACCGCGTGCACTTCCGCGACCACACGTCGCCCGATCGCGTGGTCGACGGGAGGGAACTGATGGATGCCGGCCTGGCGGTAAGGTTGCCGACGCCGCAATCTTCCGAACTGGTGGTGATCGATGGCGTTCGGTGA
- a CDS encoding alpha/beta fold hydrolase, with product MNFPALSARKLVVLIGLVFSGLASAHGVDDHSGDPAYARYYQQSVNWGRCPPSLFTDGSTIQCALVTVPVDWADPSQGDIAIGISRPLDPPPHTRLLLVNAGGPDNSSASMAEMLEQWQPQVQVDHLVVGVDLRGITDGLGTQVSCEYAQRSGAENFMDGDSRNPTPRSVQAQQDWWNRSISACLQQHATFLKGINTPNHARDLNLVRAVLGFQHADLLGVSSGTSLMAYADRLFPDRFERVALDSSMNWSHLDWQRQALHRASMDQLNLQQAFIPFMARHDEQFHMGTTPHQVMTTFQRIYQATSEHRMGSVTPDQALGSLEGTGMWIFWDLLVSPSLSAMSTALDGDPAHIAYAEQMAAMTFADLRNLPSFNPMADALQCNDSGSTDLRSIAQKIRDVRTDWAVGASTLVDKCQQWPWRPALDRRLESNTRVHALMVQHEFDPSTPYAGALKDRRENGHAAPMVLVNNATTHGAMFDDNACTADAEFGYLNSGVMPARDLVCQAGPMHSFAMRDDATYEYGHPAAGWRLPPPPNVHQVSWLLVP from the coding sequence ATGAATTTCCCTGCACTGTCCGCGCGCAAGCTCGTCGTGTTGATCGGCCTGGTGTTCTCGGGGCTGGCCAGCGCCCACGGTGTCGACGATCACAGCGGCGATCCGGCGTACGCCAGGTATTACCAGCAATCGGTGAACTGGGGCCGCTGCCCGCCATCGCTGTTCACCGATGGCAGCACCATCCAGTGTGCGCTGGTCACGGTGCCGGTCGACTGGGCCGACCCGAGCCAGGGCGACATCGCCATCGGCATTTCCCGGCCGCTCGATCCGCCGCCCCACACGCGCCTGCTGCTGGTGAACGCGGGTGGCCCGGACAACTCGAGCGCCTCCATGGCCGAGATGCTCGAGCAGTGGCAACCGCAGGTCCAGGTCGATCACCTGGTGGTGGGCGTCGACCTGCGCGGCATCACCGACGGCCTGGGCACGCAGGTGAGCTGCGAATATGCGCAGCGCAGCGGTGCCGAGAATTTCATGGACGGTGACAGCCGCAATCCGACGCCCCGTAGCGTGCAGGCGCAGCAGGATTGGTGGAACCGGTCGATCAGCGCCTGCCTGCAGCAGCACGCCACGTTCCTCAAAGGCATCAATACGCCCAACCACGCGCGTGACCTGAACCTGGTGCGCGCCGTGCTGGGGTTCCAGCACGCCGACCTGTTGGGCGTATCGAGCGGCACCAGCCTCATGGCCTATGCCGACCGCCTGTTTCCCGACCGGTTCGAGCGCGTGGCGCTCGACAGCAGCATGAACTGGTCGCACCTGGACTGGCAGCGGCAGGCATTGCATCGGGCGTCGATGGATCAGCTCAACCTGCAGCAGGCGTTCATCCCGTTCATGGCCCGGCATGACGAGCAGTTCCACATGGGCACGACGCCGCACCAGGTGATGACGACGTTCCAGCGGATCTATCAGGCCACCTCGGAACACCGCATGGGCAGCGTGACGCCGGACCAGGCGCTGGGTTCGCTGGAAGGCACCGGCATGTGGATTTTCTGGGACCTGCTGGTGTCGCCATCGCTGAGCGCGATGTCCACGGCACTGGATGGCGATCCAGCCCACATCGCCTACGCCGAACAGATGGCGGCGATGACTTTCGCCGATTTGCGCAACCTACCCAGCTTCAACCCCATGGCCGATGCTCTTCAGTGCAACGATTCGGGCTCGACCGATCTGCGCAGCATCGCGCAGAAGATCAGGGATGTCCGCACCGATTGGGCCGTCGGCGCATCCACGCTGGTGGACAAGTGCCAGCAATGGCCGTGGCGGCCGGCGCTCGATCGCAGGCTGGAGTCGAACACCCGGGTACATGCCCTGATGGTGCAGCACGAGTTCGATCCGTCCACGCCCTACGCCGGGGCGCTCAAGGACCGGCGCGAGAACGGCCATGCCGCGCCGATGGTGCTGGTCAACAACGCCACCACGCACGGCGCCATGTTCGACGACAACGCCTGCACCGCCGATGCCGAGTTCGGCTATCTGAACTCCGGCGTCATGCCCGCCAGGGACCTGGTCTGCCAGGCGGGCCCGATGCACTCGTTCGCCATGCGAGACGACGCCACCTATGAGTACGGCCACCCTGCCGCGGGTTGGCGGCTACCGCCTCCGCCGAACGTGCATCAGGTGAGCTGGCTGCTGGTGCCCTGA
- a CDS encoding SRPBCC family protein, translating to MSKKPTFDPRLDIVFERFVDAPPQLVWEALTKPEHIKEWYMPKAWGRVSRCEMDPRPGGVFGIDIVVGDGQEVPNLGCILEAVPRERLVWTSMLFPGYRPAVFDDIPITAIMTLEPAGTGTRYVFTALHRNEADVAANQESGWKEGTDIALDQLVAHVASIR from the coding sequence ATGAGCAAGAAACCCACGTTCGATCCCAGGCTCGACATTGTTTTCGAACGGTTTGTGGACGCGCCACCGCAACTGGTGTGGGAAGCCTTGACGAAGCCGGAGCACATCAAGGAGTGGTACATGCCCAAGGCCTGGGGACGCGTGTCGCGCTGCGAGATGGACCCGCGTCCGGGCGGTGTCTTCGGTATCGACATCGTGGTGGGCGACGGCCAGGAGGTCCCCAACCTCGGCTGCATCCTCGAGGCCGTGCCGAGGGAGCGGCTGGTCTGGACGTCCATGTTGTTCCCCGGCTATCGCCCGGCCGTCTTCGACGATATCCCGATCACGGCCATCATGACGCTGGAGCCGGCGGGGACGGGCACGCGCTACGTTTTCACGGCGCTGCACCGGAACGAGGCTGACGTTGCGGCGAACCAGGAGTCTGGTTGGAAAGAGGGCACCGACATCGCGCTCGATCAACTGGTCGCGCATGTCGCGTCGATCAGATAG
- a CDS encoding ArsR/SmtB family transcription factor has translation MSPSAVVDEVFYALSNTTRRKVLEQLFSGPATVSELAAPFDMKLPSFVQHLSVLEQSRLVKSTKQGRVRTYEIAPERFKAAEDWLAERRQLWEARLDRFDAYVQRLKEKESQA, from the coding sequence ATGAGCCCATCCGCCGTCGTCGACGAGGTCTTTTACGCCCTGTCCAACACGACCCGACGAAAAGTCCTGGAGCAGTTGTTCAGCGGGCCAGCCACCGTCAGCGAGCTGGCCGCGCCGTTCGACATGAAACTCCCTTCGTTCGTGCAGCACCTGTCGGTGCTCGAACAAAGTCGTCTGGTGAAGTCCACGAAACAGGGAAGGGTGCGTACCTACGAGATCGCACCGGAAAGGTTCAAGGCGGCCGAAGACTGGCTCGCCGAGCGGCGCCAGCTGTGGGAGGCCCGGCTAGACCGGTTCGATGCATACGTCCAACGACTCAAGGAAAAGGAATCGCAGGCATGA
- a CDS encoding GNAT family N-acetyltransferase, with product MVVLETERLQLRRFTLDDAAFILRLLNDPGFVRYIGDKGVRDLDAARGYLQAGPMASYERHGFGLWCVGLRGEDTAIGMAGLIRRDYLDDMDIGYAFLPEYAGMGYALEAASAVMAHARGVLDAPRVLAIVDEDNASSIRLLEKLGFQGNGVVRAPGSERDVRLFVADSE from the coding sequence ATGGTCGTGCTGGAAACCGAACGGCTGCAGTTGCGGCGGTTCACGCTGGACGATGCCGCGTTCATCCTGCGGCTGCTCAACGATCCGGGCTTTGTCCGGTACATCGGCGACAAGGGTGTGCGCGATCTGGATGCCGCCCGCGGTTACCTGCAGGCCGGGCCGATGGCCAGCTACGAGCGCCACGGCTTTGGACTGTGGTGCGTCGGTCTGCGCGGCGAAGACACGGCCATCGGCATGGCGGGCCTGATCCGGCGCGACTACCTGGACGACATGGATATCGGCTATGCCTTCCTGCCCGAATACGCCGGGATGGGATACGCGCTGGAGGCGGCCTCCGCGGTGATGGCCCACGCGCGCGGCGTGCTCGATGCACCGCGCGTGCTGGCGATCGTGGACGAGGACAACGCCTCGTCCATCCGGCTGTTGGAAAAGCTCGGCTTCCAGGGCAATGGCGTGGTTCGCGCTCCCGGGTCGGAGCGCGACGTGCGGCTGTTTGTTGCCGATTCGGAATAA
- a CDS encoding VOC family protein — translation MPHGKICYLEIPANREEDSAAFYASIFGWKTRQRGDGNLAFDDADGVSGTWVKAADRTPDERTRVYIMVDDIVHALRQIEAAGGSVLTPRTEIGAGMGAFAAFADPVGNEFGLYEEPSG, via the coding sequence ATGCCCCACGGAAAGATCTGCTACCTCGAAATCCCCGCGAACCGCGAGGAGGACTCCGCCGCGTTCTATGCCAGCATTTTCGGCTGGAAGACACGGCAGCGCGGCGACGGCAACCTGGCCTTCGACGACGCGGACGGCGTGAGCGGAACGTGGGTCAAGGCAGCCGACCGCACGCCGGACGAGCGGACCCGCGTCTACATCATGGTGGACGACATCGTGCATGCGCTCCGGCAGATCGAAGCAGCGGGCGGCAGCGTATTGACGCCGCGCACGGAGATCGGGGCCGGCATGGGCGCCTTTGCGGCGTTCGCAGATCCGGTCGGCAACGAGTTCGGCCTGTACGAAGAGCCGTCAGGCTGA